From a single Seriola aureovittata isolate HTS-2021-v1 ecotype China chromosome 18, ASM2101889v1, whole genome shotgun sequence genomic region:
- the pla2g3 gene encoding group 3 secretory phospholipase A2 → MTHIAPLLLFTLSLTSSVLGSGAAEASVLCAWSKVLSNGEVHYSFLRRGSPSVRLYHSAWSGQERALLSCAWSDDAAVIHNYFSLCLERAQEFSDKPDENFDVESMIGGEEQCISLAAPGPGGSELGGRTGEKPMRRRRRNSVPGLPAAQNSQGQDERSEVKSRKRVKRGFIVPGTLWCGSGNKAPSYEDLGVFADTDSCCREHDQCKHTILSFQSEYGVFNSNIFTMSHCDCDNRFHSCLMEANDSIADVVGYTFFNLLKMHCFEFSHRLQCTERNWFGMCKETKMALYADVHPPTLYESEVSMNSTSSIANATIPADPQLFSITAAASTVPTPSTSSPSASITPVTNVTDVTDVTDVTDVTDVTDVTNVTTVTDVTDVTDFTDVTNVTNVTNFTTSTVTNTPARPKVSVPENTLPTRNRTEPDADTAEMQLSCGVYKDLDECRNKILPLQRRYGLHNPEPRTLYHCNCTTRLFQTLVKQRKLTEVQALLLGYVSESCFLPQDCTADKSCTAVLVRADLPQLEQGSSAEVEEQRHLQAVRLTFRRQNTRRAKRKDRAVKLHRLCLRMTRPKQKNKTRKRGQNAQQPAVRGREHV, encoded by the exons ATGACGCACATcgctcctcttcttcttttcactcTCAGTTTGACATCTTCAGTCTTGGGGTCGGGGGCTGCGGAAGCCTCGGTTCTCTGCGCCTGGTCTAAAGTTTTGTCTAACGGAGAAGTGCACTACAGTTTCCTCCGGCGGGGCTCTCCATCCGTGCGGCTCTACCACAGCGCCTGGTCCGGGCAGGAGCGCGCTCTGCTCAGCTGCGCCTGGAGCGACGACGCGGCAGTGATCCACAACTATTTCTCTCTGTGCCTGGAGCGCGCGCAGGAGTTTTCCGATAAGCCGGATGAAAATTTCGATGTGGAGTCGATGATTGGAGGCGAGGAGCAGTGCATCTCTCTGGCTGCTCCAGGGCCCGGGGGGTCCGAGCTCGGGGGGCGCACAGGGGAAAAGccgatgaggaggaggaggaggaacagcgTCCCTGGTCTCCCCGCGGCTCAGAACAGTCAAGGTCAagatgaaaggtcagaggtcaagagcCGTAAGCGTGTAAAGCGCGGTTTCATTGTACCTGGGACTCTCTGGTGCGGCTCTGGCAACAAGGCGCCATCATATGAAGATCTGG GGGTCTTTGCAGACACGGACAGCTGCTGCCGGGAACACGACCAGTGCAAACACACCATCCTGTCCTTTCAGTCAGAGTACGGCGTcttcaacagcaacatcttCACCATGTCTCACTGCGACTGCGACAACAG GTTTCATAGTTGTCTGATGGAGGCGAACGACAGCATCGCTGACGTGGTGGGATACACCTTCTTTAACCTGCTGAAGATGCACTGCTTTGAGTTCTCCCACCGCCTCCAGtgcacagagagaaactggTTTGGAAT GTGTAAAGAGACTAAAATGGCTCTGTATGCTGATGTCCATCCACCCACACTGTACGAGTCAGAGGTCAGCATGAACAGTACCAGCTCCATCGCCAACGCCACCATACCTGCAGACCCACAGCTCTTCTCCATCACCGCTGCTGCGTCCACCGTCCCTACACCGTCAACGAGCTCACCCTCAGCCTCCATCACTCCTGTCACCAATGTCACCGATGTCACCGATGTCACCGATGTCACCGATGTCACCGATGTCACAGATGTCACCAATGTCACCACTGTTACCGATGTCACGGATGTCACTGATTTCACCGATGTCACCAATGTCACCAATGTCACCAATTTCACCACCtccacagtcacaaacacaccagcGAGACCCAAAGTTTCCGTACCTGAGAACACTTTACCCACCAGAAACCGAACTGAGCCGGATGCTGACACTGCAG AGATGCAGCTGTCATGTGGTGTCTATAAGGATCTCGATGAGTGCAGGAACAAGATCCTTCCCCTGCAGAGGAGATATGGCCTCCACAACCCGGAGCCCAGGACGCTGTACCACTGCAACTGTACCACCAG ATTATTCCAGACTTTggttaaacaaagaaaactgaCCGAAGTACAGGCCCTTCTGCTTGGATATGTGTCTGAATCTTGCTTCCTGCCACAGGACTGCACAGCAGACAAAAG CTGTACAGCAGTTCTGGTGAGAGCAGATCTCCCTCAGCTGGAGCAGGGGAGCAgtgcagaggtggaggagcagcGCCATCTACAGGCAGTTAGACTGACGTTCAGGAGGCAAAACACCAGGAGGgctaaaagaaaagacagagcgGTGAAGCTTCACAGACTGTGTCTCAGGATGACCCGgcccaaacaaaagaacaagACAAGAAAACGTGGTCAAAATGCTCAACAGCCGGCTGTTAGAGGGAGAGAGCACGTCTGA